A single window of Bacteroidia bacterium DNA harbors:
- a CDS encoding CHAP domain-containing protein, whose translation MKRWTYLLIGLLILSFGGLWTFKKFNFNTDFSVGQQVDSLNGVYVYYNGGVDNVTGRNTTADGYNLGLKYQCVEFVKRYYYEHLKHKMPDSYGHAKDFFDNTLKDGQKSKKRDLTQYTNPSNTKPKVDDLLIFDGTTFNKYGHVAIVSNVTEKELE comes from the coding sequence ATTAAACGTTGGACATATTTACTAATCGGACTTCTAATATTAAGTTTCGGTGGACTTTGGACTTTTAAAAAGTTCAACTTCAATACTGACTTTTCTGTCGGACAACAAGTTGACAGTTTGAACGGAGTTTACGTTTACTACAACGGTGGTGTTGACAATGTAACAGGGAGAAACACAACAGCAGACGGATATAACTTAGGACTAAAATACCAATGTGTTGAATTTGTAAAACGTTATTATTACGAGCACCTAAAACACAAAATGCCTGACAGTTACGGACACGCAAAAGACTTTTTTGACAACACTTTGAAAGACGGACAGAAAAGTAAAAAAAGAGACCTAACTCAATACACAAATCCGAGTAACACAAAACCAAAGGTTGACGACCTTTTAATTTTTGACGGCACGACATTTAATAAATATGGACACGTTGCTATTGTATCAAACGTGACAGAAAAGGAACTTGAA